One Vigna unguiculata cultivar IT97K-499-35 chromosome 11, ASM411807v1, whole genome shotgun sequence DNA window includes the following coding sequences:
- the LOC114168494 gene encoding protein IQ-DOMAIN 14-like: MAKKKSWFSLVKRLFLRDPTQDKDKRRKWIFGRLKSKRLPSITAPLPSKETTLSEAEEEQSKHALTVAIASAAAAEAAVTAAHAAVEVVRLTGVSQSSLICKEKSEESQPLKTSNAAPQFTYQCKRDIQESAAVIRIQTAFRGYLARKALRALKGIVKLQAIIRGRAVRRQAMSTLKSLQSIVSIQSQVCARRLQMVEGRCDYNENDEMHDSKDKIIRMDSNSERKCDESTPSKEELDTSCISMKETVLKRERIKEYSFNHRRSAESERSKVNGRWRYWLEQWVDTQLSKSKELEDLDSVFSSHARSGEEYGSRQLKVRSINRQNPVEGLDSPTLGSRRSFPHRRQCSVGEDQSFSSSPATPAYMAATESAKAKARSTSSPKIRTGGNVDMNSDSYSPCKKKLSIASSINSEVLSGGRMAKFSGNQQRSPSFKGLSVPIKSSRTIKDLSINSDCSLPNWGPQGSFK; this comes from the exons ATGGCCAAGAAGAAGAGCTGGTTTAGTCTGGTGAAGAGGCTCTTTTTGAGGGATCCCACACAAGATAAG gATAAAAGGAGGAAATGGATATTTGGAAGGCTAAAGAGCAAGAGATTACCTTCAATTACAGCTCCACTTCCATCTAAAGAGACAACACTAAGCGAAGCAGAGGAAGAACAAAGCAAACATGCTTTAACAGTGGCCATTGCCTCAGCAGCAGCTGCTGAAGCTGCTGTTACTGCTGCACATGCTGCTGTTGAGGTTGTTCGCCTCACTGGGGTCTCACAATCTTCCCTTATTTGCAAGGAAAAGTCAGAAGAATCTCAACCTCTCAAAACTAGTAATGCTGCTCCTCAATTCACATACCAGTGCAAGAGGGACATTCAAGAATCTGCTGCAGTTATCAGAATTCAAACTGCATTTAGGGGTTACCTG GCAAGGAAGGCTTTGAGGGCATTGAAGGGAATAGTGAAACTACAAGCTATCATTCGTGGCAGAGCAGTAAGACGCCAAGCTATGAGTACTCTTAAGAGCTTGCAGTCCATTGTGAGCATCCAATCACAGGTCTGTGCAAGGAGGCTCCAAATGGTTGAAGGGAGATGTGACTAcaatgaaaatgatgagatgCATGATTCAAAAGACAAGATAATTAGG ATGGACTCAAACAGTGAAAGAAAGTGTGATGAGAGCACTCCATCAAAGGAAGAGTTAGACACCTCTTGCATAAGCATGAAAGAAACAGTTCTCAAGagagaaagaataaaagaatactCATTTAACCATAGA AGGTCAGCAGAGTCAGAAAGAAGTAAAGTAAATGGAAGATGGAGATACTGGCTAGAGCAGTGGGTGGATACACAACTTTCAAAGAGTAAAGAACTTGAAGATTTAGACTCAGTTTTTAGCTCTCATGCTAGGAGTGGGGAAGAATATGGAAGCAGACAACTTAAGGTGAGAAGTATTAACAGGCAAAACCCAGTTGAAGGATTGGATTCTCCAACACTTGGTTCAAGAAGATCTTTTCCTCACAGGAGACAGTGTTCTGTGGGAGAAGACCAATCATTTTCAAGCTCTCCTGCAACTCCAGCATACATGGCTGCAACAGAATCAGCAAAAGCAAAAGCAAGATCAACAAGCTCACCAAAAATAAGGACAGGGGGGAATGTGGACATGAATTCTGATAGTTATTCACCATGCAAGAAAAAGCTATCCATTGCATCTTCCATTAACAGTGAGGTTCTTAGTGGTGGTAGGATGGCCAAGTTTAGTGGTAACCAGCAAAGATCTCCAAGCTTTAAGGGCCTTTCAGTGCCTATAAAATCAAGCAGAACTATCAAGGATCTCAGTATTAATTCAGATTGTTCACTGCCTAATTGGGGTCCTCAAGGTTCCTTCAAATGA